From the genome of Croceibacterium atlanticum:
CAAGCCTGGCCGCCGCCACCAGGGGCGGCGAAAAGATGCTGCTGATATCCACCACCCGTGTCGGCACCCGTGTCGAACAGCACCGCAATGCGGTGGAAGCTGCCGTGGCCAATGGCGTGGGGCATATCGTCTACACCTCGGTTATCGGCGGGGGCATGGCGCAGCATCCGGGCATCGAACAGCACGATCATTATGCGACGGAGCAGCTGATCGAGAAATCCGGCGCAGCCTGGACCCATCTGCGCAACAGCCTCTATTCCAACGCCGTGGCCACCGCCATGGCGATCCCGGCGCTGGAGGCGGGCAGCAAGCCCGACAATGCGGGCGACGGGAAAGTGGCCATGGTCAGCCGCGAAGATTGCGTGGCATCCGCGGTTGGCGTGCTGACCCAGGAAGGCCATGCCAACAAGGCCTATGACATTACCGGGCCGGAACGGCTTTCCATTCCGCAGGCGCTGGCCATGATTTCCGAAATGGCGGGCAAGCCGATCGAACTGATCCCGGTCGATGATGAAGGCATGTACCAGTATTTCGATTCGCTGGGCGTGCCGCGCACCGCTTCGGACATTCTGCCCGACGGGCCGATTCCATGGGCGAGTGAAGGGATGGTGACGTTCGGCCAGTCGATCCGCGAAGGCTATTTCGACGTGTTGAGCGACGATGTGGAAATGATCACCGGCCAGAAGCCGCGCACCCTGCATTCCGTGCTGGAACAGTACAAGGACCTGTGGCCGAAATGAGGAAGCTGCTTGTCGTCGCGGCGGCGGCCCTTGCCCTGTCTGCCTGTTCCGGCGGGCGGGACAAGCCGGACATCGATATTTCGGTCTATGGTGCCGGGGACGATTGGAACAATCCGGGCGGCGACTGGGCGGAAAGCTATTTCTCCCGCCTGACCGATATCGATGCCGCCAATGTTGGGCGGCTGGGCCTGGCCTGGGAATATGATCTCGGCACTGCGCGGGTGCAGGAAGCGACGCCGGTCGTCATTGACGGCATCATGTACACGTCGGGCAATCTCGGCCGTGTCTATGCGCTGGACGCCGCAACCGGAGAGGAGCTCTGGACCTTCGTTCCGGATATCGACATGCAGGCCAACCGCGCCGCCTGTTGCGACCAGGCCAATCGCGGCGTGGCCGTGCAGCACGGCCACGATGGCAACACGGTGTTCGTGGGCGCGCTGGATGGCTGGCTCTATGCGCTGGATGGTGCGAGCGGCGCCGTGCTGTGGAAGGTCGATACGATCAATGATCGTTCGCGCGGCTATACCATTACCGGCGCACCCGAACTGGCCGGCGACCTGGTGATAATCGGCAATGCCGGCGCCGAATATGACGTGCGCGGTTATGTCACTGCATATGATACCAGCAGCGGGGAGGAAGTCTGGCGCTTCTTCACCATCCCGCACGACCCGGCGGAAGGGCCGCAGGAATCCCTTGCGCTGGAAGATGCGCTGGAAACATGGGATCCGGAAAGCCGCTGGGACATTGGCGGCGGCGGCACGGTGTGGGACGCGATCACCTATGATCCGGTCTATGACCAGGTCATCATCGGCGTCGGCAATGGCGGGCCCTATCCACTGGCCATCCGCTCGCCCGAAGGCGGCGATAATCTCTATCTCAACTCTCTCGTCGCGCTGGACCGCGAAACGGGCGAGATGAAGTGGCATTTCCAGGAAACCCCGACGGACAGCTGGGACCTGACGGCGACACAGCCGATGATCCTGGCCGACATGGAAGTGGGCGGAAACCAGCGCAAGGTCATCCTCCATTCGCCGAAAAACGGGTTCTATTTCGTGGTGGACCGCGAAACCGGGAAGCCGCTGGTCGCACAGCAGATGGTTCGCACCAGCTGGGCATCCGGCTGGGACCTGGAAACCGGCAAGCCGAAGCTGACGCCTGAATATTCGGATTATTCAACCGGGCCGAAGATCGTCTTTCCCGCCAGTTCCGGCGCCCGCAACTGGCACCCGGCATCCTATGATCCCACGCGCGGGCTCTATTTTGCCAGTTTCGTGGATATGGGCAACCTGATGTTCATTCCGCCGGGGCAGGAAAACCCGCCGCACAAACCGAAGGCGCTGAATGCCGATGCGGCACTGATCTTCACCGCCGATCTGCAACAGGCGCTGGCCACCCTGCCGCCACCAATGCAGGAAGCGGTCAAGGCGCTGCCGCAATGGCAGCAGGTGCAGGACATGCCCTTCAGTTCGCAATTGCGTGCCGTGGATGCGGCGACTGGCGAAGTGAAATGGACGGCGGAACATGATGGCTGGCAGGATCGCGCCGGCGTGCTTTCCACCGCCTCCGGCCTTGTATTCCATGGCGATATTGCGGGCCGTCTGAAGGTGTTCGACGCCGAAACCGGCAAATTGCTGAAGACTATCGAAACCGGCACGTCGATCCTTGCCGCGCCGATGACCTATCGTGTGGACGGTGTGCAATATGTCGCCGTTCAGGCCGGTTGGGGCGGTGGCGGCTGGGGCTTCGTGCCCGGTTATGCGGTCGCTTACAAGAAGGGCAACCAGAACCGGCTGCTGGTATTCAAGCTGGATGGCGGGGAGGTTCCGATCCCCGACGATCTGCCGCCGCTGCAACCCGCGCCGCAGCCGCCGGAACAGTTCGCCGATGCGACGCCGGAAATGATCGCAACTGGTTCGGCATTGTTTACCGAGAATTGTTCGATGTGCCATTCCAACCAGCCGCGTGCGCCGCTGCCCGATCTGCGCCGGATGAGCGAAGGCGTGCATGGCGCATTCGACCAGATCGTGCTGGAAGGGCTGTTGCTGCCCAACGGCATGCCCCGCTGGGACGACATACTCGATCCGGAACAGGCCAGGGCGATCCACGCTTTCCTGATTGACGAACAGAAGAAGCTCCGCACGCGCGAGCTTGAATTGCAGCGCCAGGGCAAACCGCTGGATTCGCGGAGCCTGACCATATTGTCCAACTTCTGAAACGAGACACAGCGCGCCCATGCACGGGCGCAATCGAGAGGAGAATTTCGATGACCCCCGAAGGCGTAAATATCAAGCATCCGGACAAGCTGTTCATCGGCGGCGAATGGGTCGCCGCGACCAGCGGCACCCAGATCGAGCTGTCGAGCCCGGCCACGGAGGAAGTCGTCGGCCGGGTTGCCGAAGCCAGCAATGCGGACATGGACAAGGCCGTGGCCGCCGCGCGCGAAGCTTTCGACAATGGCCCCTGGCCCAACACCCCGCCTGCCGAACGCGGCCGGAAGCTGATGGAAATGGCCGATGTGCTGGAAAAGCGCGTGCCGGAAATGGCCGCCGCGTGGACGGCGCAGGTCGGCGGCCTGGCCAGTTTCGCCCCGATGATGCATGGCGGCGCCGTTGCGCAATTGCGCGGCATCGCGGCACTGGGCGAAAGCTTCGACTGGGTCACCCAGCAGAAGGGGCAGGTGGTCGATACCGCCATCGTGGCACGTGAACCCGTTGGCGTGGTGGTCGGCATTGCGCCGTGGAATGCCCCCTTCGGCATCATGGCCAACAAGGTGTTCTACGCGCTGATCGCGGGTTGCCCGATCATCATGAAGCCTTCGCCCGAAACGCCGCTGGAAACCTATATCATCGCCGAAGCGGCGGAGGCCGTGGGGCTGCCGGCCGGCACGGTGAACCTGGTGCCCAGCGGCCGCGATGCTGCCGATCACCTGATCCACAGCCCGGATATCGACAAGGTCACCTTCACCGGCTCCAGCGCGGCGGGCATGCATATTGCCGGCGTCTGCGGCAGCAAGATGACCCGTTGCACGATGGAACTGGGCGGCAAGTCCGCCGCGATCGTGCGCGATGATTTCCCGATCGAGGCGGCCGCGGGCATCCTCGGCAACACGATCACGGTGATGAGCGGGCAGGTCTGCGCCATGCTCAGCCGCGCCATCGTGACCAAGGACCGGCATGACGAACTGGCCGAAGCGATTGCGGGCGTGATGAAGGGCATCCGCATCGGCACGCCGGACGATCCGGAAACGCAGCTTGGCCCGCTGGCCATGAAGCGCCAGCTTGAACGCGTGGAAATGTATATCGAGGAAGGCCGCAAGAGCGGTGCCGATCTCGTCACCGGCGGCAGCCGTCCGGCGCATATGAACAAGGGTTACTATATGGAACCGACCCTGTTCGCCAATGTCGACAATACCAGCCGCATCGCCCAGGAAGAAATCTTCGGCCCCGTGCTCTGCCTGATACCGGCAGAGGACGAGGAAGATGCCATCCGCATCGCCAACGAAAGCAATTTCGGCCTCAACGGATCGGTCTTCACCAATGATCCCCAGGCTGCCTATGACATCAGCCGCAAGGTCCGCACCGGCGTGATGGGGCAGAACGGCATGCGCATGGAATTCGGCATGCCCTTTGGCGGCTTCAAGCAGTCCGGCATGGGCCGTGAAGGCGGGCCGGAAGGCCTGTGGCCCTATCTCGAAACCAAGACCATCCTGCTGGACGGGGCGCCGTCGCAGCTTTGACCTGATACGGAACCGGCGGGGCCATCACGCTCCGCCGGCATCCGGCACGGGAAGACGGGC
Proteins encoded in this window:
- a CDS encoding SDR family oxidoreductase, translating into MGKIIVTGASGQFGSAAARQLLGKCAAEDLVFLSRTPESLAEFAETGAHVRQADFDNPASLAAATRGGEKMLLISTTRVGTRVEQHRNAVEAAVANGVGHIVYTSVIGGGMAQHPGIEQHDHYATEQLIEKSGAAWTHLRNSLYSNAVATAMAIPALEAGSKPDNAGDGKVAMVSREDCVASAVGVLTQEGHANKAYDITGPERLSIPQALAMISEMAGKPIELIPVDDEGMYQYFDSLGVPRTASDILPDGPIPWASEGMVTFGQSIREGYFDVLSDDVEMITGQKPRTLHSVLEQYKDLWPK
- a CDS encoding PQQ-dependent dehydrogenase, methanol/ethanol family — protein: MRKLLVVAAAALALSACSGGRDKPDIDISVYGAGDDWNNPGGDWAESYFSRLTDIDAANVGRLGLAWEYDLGTARVQEATPVVIDGIMYTSGNLGRVYALDAATGEELWTFVPDIDMQANRAACCDQANRGVAVQHGHDGNTVFVGALDGWLYALDGASGAVLWKVDTINDRSRGYTITGAPELAGDLVIIGNAGAEYDVRGYVTAYDTSSGEEVWRFFTIPHDPAEGPQESLALEDALETWDPESRWDIGGGGTVWDAITYDPVYDQVIIGVGNGGPYPLAIRSPEGGDNLYLNSLVALDRETGEMKWHFQETPTDSWDLTATQPMILADMEVGGNQRKVILHSPKNGFYFVVDRETGKPLVAQQMVRTSWASGWDLETGKPKLTPEYSDYSTGPKIVFPASSGARNWHPASYDPTRGLYFASFVDMGNLMFIPPGQENPPHKPKALNADAALIFTADLQQALATLPPPMQEAVKALPQWQQVQDMPFSSQLRAVDAATGEVKWTAEHDGWQDRAGVLSTASGLVFHGDIAGRLKVFDAETGKLLKTIETGTSILAAPMTYRVDGVQYVAVQAGWGGGGWGFVPGYAVAYKKGNQNRLLVFKLDGGEVPIPDDLPPLQPAPQPPEQFADATPEMIATGSALFTENCSMCHSNQPRAPLPDLRRMSEGVHGAFDQIVLEGLLLPNGMPRWDDILDPEQARAIHAFLIDEQKKLRTRELELQRQGKPLDSRSLTILSNF
- a CDS encoding aldehyde dehydrogenase translates to MTPEGVNIKHPDKLFIGGEWVAATSGTQIELSSPATEEVVGRVAEASNADMDKAVAAAREAFDNGPWPNTPPAERGRKLMEMADVLEKRVPEMAAAWTAQVGGLASFAPMMHGGAVAQLRGIAALGESFDWVTQQKGQVVDTAIVAREPVGVVVGIAPWNAPFGIMANKVFYALIAGCPIIMKPSPETPLETYIIAEAAEAVGLPAGTVNLVPSGRDAADHLIHSPDIDKVTFTGSSAAGMHIAGVCGSKMTRCTMELGGKSAAIVRDDFPIEAAAGILGNTITVMSGQVCAMLSRAIVTKDRHDELAEAIAGVMKGIRIGTPDDPETQLGPLAMKRQLERVEMYIEEGRKSGADLVTGGSRPAHMNKGYYMEPTLFANVDNTSRIAQEEIFGPVLCLIPAEDEEDAIRIANESNFGLNGSVFTNDPQAAYDISRKVRTGVMGQNGMRMEFGMPFGGFKQSGMGREGGPEGLWPYLETKTILLDGAPSQL